The DNA region GATTGCGCAGGACCTCGTCTTCCTTGCCTTCGAGGAACAGTACGGCGTCGGCCACGTCGCGCGCGTACGCCGCCTTGTCGATGAGCCCGACGCAGGGCGCGGTGCAGCGATGGATCTGATGCAAAAGGCAGGGGCGCGAGCGGTTGTTGAACACCGCGTCCTGGCAGGTGCGCAGCCGAAACACGCGTTGCAGGAGCTGAATGCTGTCTCGCACCGCGCCCGCGTTCGGGAACGGGCCGAAGTGGCGATTGTGGCGCTCCAGCGCACCGCGATGGAATGCAAGCCGCGGAAAGTCGTGGCCGGTGAGCATCATGAACGGATACGACTTGTCGTCACGGTACAGGATGTTGTAGCGCGGCGAAAGCGACTTGATGAGGTTGTTTTCCAGCAGCAGCGCTTCGGCCTCCGAGCGCGTCACGGTCGTTTCCACCGAGCCGACCTGAGCGACCATCACCGCGATGCGCGGCGAATGCACTGCACCCGGGCGGAAATACGACCACACCCGCTTGCGCAGGTCGAGCGCCTTGCCGACGTAGAGTACCTCGCCGGCGGCATTGAGCATGCGATACACGCCGGGGCGGTGCGGGAGCGTAGCGAGCGTTTCGGCGGGATCGAACACGGCGCCGGGGAGGCGTAATCAGGAAGCTTCGAGATGGACCGCGATGGCAGCGAAAACCGCCTCGAACATCGCGGCGCTGAGGCGATTGGTCTGCGTATTATAGCGACTGCAATGGTAGCTATCGAACAGCAACCGGCCGTTCGGCAGGCGGTGCACGGCGCCGTGCGCGAACGGGTACTCGGCCGCACGCAACTCGAAAGCGAGCAGGACGGCGCGGTGCGCAATCGTCCCCAGCGCCAGGATCGCACTGCCCGCAGCCAGCTCGCTCAGCTCCGCGGCGAGGTAACGGTTGCAGCCGCGCACTTCGGACGTTTCCGGCTTGTTCTGCGGCGGAAGGCATTTGACCGCGTTGGTGATGCGGCAGCCGCGCAGCTCCAGCCCGTCGTTGCGCGCCGTCGAACACGTGGTCGATGCGAAGCCGAACCGGTGCAATGTGCGATACAACAGGACCCCCGCGTAGTCTCCGGTGAACGGGCGCCCGGTGCGATTGGCGCCATGCAGGCCGGGAGCGAGGCCGACGATCAGCAGGCGCGCATGCGGATCGCCGAAGGGCGCGACCGGAGCGGCGTGATAGTCGGGGTGCTCGTGCCGCACCGTGCGCAGAAATGCGGCCAGCCGAGGGCAATCGCGGCAGTCCGGGTCGAAGCGCCGGTAGCTGGGCCGCGCTGCGCTCATCTATAATCCGGCCTTTTTCCGCAACGGGGTCCGATCATGGCGAAAGTATTGGCAACCGAGATCCGCGTCGGCAACCTCATCGAATGGGAAAAGCGGATCTGGCGGGTGCTGAAATCCTATCACGTGCATGTCGGCGGCCGCGGCGGCGCATTCATGCAGGTCGAGATGAAAGACATCGAGGCCGGCACCAAGACCAACCAGCGCATCCGGACCGACGAGAAAGTCGAGCGCGCCTTCGTCGAACCGCGCGAGATGACGTATCTCTATGCCGACGGCACGAGCTTCATCTTCATGGACAAGGCGACCTACGAGCAGCTCACCCTGGACGCGGACTTCCTCGAAGGCCAATCCGGTTATCTGCTGCCCAACACCGACATCCAGGTGAACTTCCACAACGAGCGCCCGATCGGCGTGCAGCTGCCGGGAAGCGTGGTGCTGACGGTGGTCGAAACCGAGCCCACTCTGAAGGGTGCGACCGCGACCGGATCGTTCAAGCCGGCCAAGACCGACACCGGCCTCACGGTCTTGGTCCCTCAATTCATCTCCGAAGGCGAGAAGATCAAGGTCAACACCGACACCGGGGAGTACATGGAGCGGGCTTGAGCGTCCGCTTTCTGTCTCCCATCACTATGGCAGCGTATGCGCTTGCCAGCGTTGGCTGGCTCTGCGGCTGACATCGTACGTTGCCAAATTTACGAACCGAACTCCTTAGCGCTCTTCTTCCCGCTGACCGCCGCTGCGACGCCGTTCCCGCATCGCCTGCAACGGAATGACCTCGGCGCTGGTGCGCGCAGGGTCTTCCTCCGACAAACCACTGGTCACGGTATTCAATTGCTTGCGCAGGCGATAGAAGCCGGCCCACATGAGCGAGTTGAGCCGCACGCACGAGCCGAGCGGCGAATCCGAGCGCTGGCGCTCCATGTCGAGGCGAAACTGCAAGCCTTCCAGCCGCTGCCGATGTTCCGACGGCGCCGCAGCGATCGTCGCGCGCAGCGTGGCTTCTCGCTGGCGCTCGAACTCGGCCGGGTTCTCCTGCGCGAGCTTGGTCCACTTGTCGAAATCGAAATCCATGCATTATTCCCGCAGTGTTCGGGCTCTCGGCCACGGACGTTGCTGCATGTGAGCAATATCCGAGCCTGTCGGCTTTACGCGGCAATGCTCGACAAGAGCGTCCGTGCGTCGCGTACGCGGGTAGCGCCTGCGACAACCGAAGCCGGGGTGCCGAACATCGCGTGCAGCCGCGTGCGGCTTTGCGCCGGCATATCGTAGCGCAGGCAGGACAGCACGACATCGGCATCGTCCGGCGTGCAGGCAAGCACCAGGTCGCAGCCGGCCGCGAATGCCGCTTGCGCGCGCTCTTCCAGCGAACCGGCACAGGCGGCGCCCGCCATGGCGAGATCGTCGCTGACGACCGCGCCGTCGTAGCCGAGATCGCGGCGCAAGATGGTCCGGATCCAGCGCTGGGAGAAACCGGCCGGCTGCGCGTCGACTTGCGGATAAAGCACGTGCGCCGCCATGACAGCGGCAAGGCGGGAGCTAAGCGCGCGAAAGGGTTCGAGATCGCGGGCGCGGATCGTTTCCAGGTCGCGTTCGTCGACCGGAAGCACGAGGTGTGAATCGGCGGCGATGTAACCGTGTCCCGGAAAATGCTTGCCGACGCCCGCCATACCACCTTCCTGCAGTCCGTCGAGCAGGCATGCGGCCAGCTCGGTCACCACTTCGGGCGTGGGGTGCAAGGCGCGATCGCCGATGATGCTGCTCACCCCGTAGTCGAGATCGAGCACCGGCGTGAACGAAAGATCCACGCCGCACGCCGCAAGCTCCGAGGCGATCACTACGCCAGCGGCATGCGCCGCGGCTCTGGCGCGGCTCGCACCCCTCTGCCAGAGCGCGCCGATGCTGCGCATCGGTGGCACGCGCGTGAAGCCGTCGCGGAAACGCTGCACCCGACCGCCTTCGTGATCGACGCAGATCAGCAGCCGCGGCTCGCGCAAGCCATGGATGGCGGCGCAAAGTGCCGTGAGCTGCGCGGCATCGGCATAGTTGCGGGCGAACAGGGTTACTCCGCCAACGAGGGGATGGACCAGCCGCTCTCGATCGGCAGTCGAGAGCTCGATGCCTGCCACCGCGGCCAGCACCGGGCCGAACGGCATCGGCCGCGGATTCATGCGCGCTCCAGCACGACCACAGCGCACACAACGTTGCGCTCATCGCTGATCGTGACGTGCGAGCCGGCGATCTGCTCGGCATCGACCAGCCGCTGCAGATCGGGCCGATAGTAAAGCTCGGGCTTCCCGCGCCGGTTCTGCAGCACGTTGATCTGACCCAGCGTGACCGGGTAGCGAAAGCCCGTTCCCATGGCTTTCGAGAAAGCCTCCTTGGCGGCGAACCGATTCGCGACGAATAGCACCGGACGCGGGCTGCGCTGATAGGCCGGCCACTCGTCCTCGGTCAGCACGCGGCGTGCGAACCGCTCGCCGTAGAGTTGCAGCAACCGCTCCACCCGCTGCGGTTCGAGCACATCCACGCCGATGCCGTAGATCATGGGCCGGGTCGCGATCTCGCGGCCGCGTGGGTTTCGAGCGCCTGCAGATAAGCCTTGACGGTAGCATCCAAGCCCAGCTCGAGCGCATCGGCGGTGAGCGCATGGCCGATGGAAACTTCCAGCACGCCCGGTACGGCGGCGAGGAATGCGGGCAGGTTGTCGCGATTGAGATCGTGGCCGGCATTGACGCCGAGGCCCGCGCCGTGTGCCGCTTGCGCTGCGGCGGCGAAGTGGGCGAGCTCGTCGCCTTGCTCGCCGCCGCCGAAGGCACGCGCGTAGCTTTCGGTATAGAGCTCGATCCGATCGGCTCCCAGCGCCTTCGCTTGGGCCATTGCGCCGGCGAGCGGATCCATGAAAAGGCTCACGCGGATGCCGAGCGCATGCAGCTCCGCGATGACCGGCGCCAGGCGCGCACCGTCCTTCGCCACGTCCCAGCCGTGATCGGAAGTGAACGCGCCCTCCTCGTCCGGCACGAGCGTGCACTGCTCGGGGCGCACCTGCCTTGCGAGCGGCAGCAATTGGTGGAAGGGATTGCCCTCGATGTTGAGCTCGATGCCGGCATACCCCTTCAGCAGCTCGACCAGCTCGAACACGTCTTGCGCGCGAATGTGGCGACCGTCGGGGCGCGGATGCACGGTGATGCCGTGGGCGCCGGCTTCGAGGCAAATGCGCGCGCAGCGCGTAACGCTCGGAATGCCGAGGGTGCGGGTGTTGCGCAGGAGCGCGACCTTGTTGAGATTGACGCTGAGCCGGGTCATGGTGCCGCCAATGGACGATGGGCCATCAAAGCTGCTGCAGCTCGATCAGGAGCTGGCGCGTATTGAGCGTGCGCTGGTCCAGATGCTGCCCGATCAGCCAGCGCATGAGCTGTTTGCTTTCGGCCGCCGTGAGCGGATCGGAAAAGTCGCCGCGCGCCATGTCGAGCAAGGTCTTGCCGCGCAATTGTACCGTGCCCGGCGCATTGTCCGCGTCGGCCGCCGCGAGCGGGCCGCGCTCGGGCCAATAGGCGTAACGCTCCTCGGCGACCAGCGGCGTGCCGCGCTCGGCATCGTACTGGAGCTCGACCGCGTAGCCGATCTCGCGCAGCAGCGCGAGCTCGAAGCGCCGCAGGACGGCTTCGCTCGCCTCGCCCGCGGCGAGGCCTCGCAATGCGTCGGCGTAGTCGTCGAACAGCCGCTCGTGCGGATCGTCGCGCTGCAGCAGCTTCAACACGAGCTCGTTCGCGTAGTACCCGCACATCATGGCCACGCCGGCGAGCGTGTGGGCGCTGCCGACGGATTCCGCACGCGTGAGCGTGCGCAGCTCGCCGCGGCCGGACCATGCGATCGCCAGCGGCTGGAACGCAAGCAGCGCAGGTCGCAGCGTGGATTTCGGCCGCTTGGCGCCCTTGGCGATGAGACCGATGCGCCCGTAGCGGCGGGTGAAGGCCTCGACGATGACGCTGGTATCCTGGAACGGATAGGTATGCAGGACGAACGCTTGTTCGTCGTCGAGGCGGCTGGTTGCAGTGCGCATGCTCACCGCCGCCGCCTCCGAGCGATCACTGAATTGCGCAGGCCAAGCTGTCGGCGGCCAGCGCCATTTGCTTTGCGGTCGATCCCCACNNNNNNNNNNNNNNNNNNNNNNNNNNNNNNNNNNNNNNNNNNNNNNNNNNNNNNNNNNNNNNNNNNGCTTTGCGGTCGATCCCCACTGCGTGAGGCCACCTCCGAACCGTAGCGGCAGATGAACGGCCAAGGCGTCGGTGGCCGACGTCGCTCGCTTTGCGGTCGATCCCCGCAAGCGGGGCCCCTCGCCCGGGAAGCTCGCAACGACCCCCCTCGCCCGGGAAGCTCACGCGCCTACTCGTAACCGAAGCGGCGCAGCTGGGCGGCATCGTCGGCCCAGCCGCGGCGCACCTTCACCCACACCTGGAGGAAGACCTTGCCGCCGAAAAGCGCTTCCATGTCCTTGCGAGCGCTGGAGGCGATGATCTTGAGCCGTTCGCCGCCCTCGCCGATCACGATCGCCTTGTGCGAGGGCTTGTCGACGTGGATAGTGGCGTGGATGCGCCGCAGCTTGCCGCTGTCTTCGAAGCGCTCGATCGAGACCGCAGTCGCATAGGGCAACTCGTCGCCGAGGTGGCGAAAGACCTTCTCGCGGATGAACTCGGCCGCGAAGAAGCGTTCGTCGCGGTCGGTCAGCTGCTCGGGCGGATAGAGCGGCGGCTGCAGTGGCAGTTGAGTTTCGATCTCGTGCAGCAGCGCATCGACCTGGTAGCCGGTTTGCGCCGACACCGGCACGATCGCACGCGGAGCGAGCCGGCGTTGCAGCGCATCGATATAGGGCAGGAGCTGCGAGCGCTCGGCGAGCCGGTCCACCTTGTTGGCCGCGATCAGCAGTGGAACGGCTTTCGGCAGCAGCTCGGCCACTCGCTCGTCATCCGGGGTGAAACGCGCCACCGTCACCACGAAAACGACCACGTCTACCTCGGCCAGGGCGCGCGTGACGGAGCGGTTCATCATGCTGCGCAGCGCATTGGCACCGCCGGCCTGGAAGCCGGGCGTATCGACGAAAGCGCATTGCGAACGCGGCGTAGTCACGATGCCGCAGACGCGATGCCGGGTCGTCTGCGGCTTGCGCGAGGTGATGCTGATCTTCTGTCCGATGAAGCGGTTGAGCAGCGTCGACTTGCCGACGTTGGGCCGGCCGACGATTGCCGCGTGCCCGGCGCGAAACTTTTCCGGCTCGCTCATCGTTAAGTCCGCGGGCTCGGCCGTGCGTTCATTGCGCGGCGATCTGGCCGTAAGCAAGCCTCGCCGCCTGCTGTTCCGCGGCGCGCCGGCTCAAGCCCTCGCCGAGC from Betaproteobacteria bacterium includes:
- the nagZ gene encoding beta-N-acetylhexosaminidase — encoded protein: MNPRPMPFGPVLAAVAGIELSTADRERLVHPLVGGVTLFARNYADAAQLTALCAAIHGLREPRLLICVDHEGGRVQRFRDGFTRVPPMRSIGALWQRGASRARAAAHAAGVVIASELAACGVDLSFTPVLDLDYGVSSIIGDRALHPTPEVVTELAACLLDGLQEGGMAGVGKHFPGHGYIAADSHLVLPVDERDLETIRARDLEPFRALSSRLAAVMAAHVLYPQVDAQPAGFSQRWIRTILRRDLGYDGAVVSDDLAMAGAACAGSLEERAQAAFAAGCDLVLACTPDDADVVLSCLRYDMPAQSRTRLHAMFGTPASVVAGATRVRDARTLLSSIAA
- the efp gene encoding elongation factor P, which translates into the protein MAKVLATEIRVGNLIEWEKRIWRVLKSYHVHVGGRGGAFMQVEMKDIEAGTKTNQRIRTDEKVERAFVEPREMTYLYADGTSFIFMDKATYEQLTLDADFLEGQSGYLLPNTDIQVNFHNERPIGVQLPGSVVLTVVETEPTLKGATATGSFKPAKTDTGLTVLVPQFISEGEKIKVNTDTGEYMERA
- the recO gene encoding DNA repair protein RecO, yielding MRTATSRLDDEQAFVLHTYPFQDTSVIVEAFTRRYGRIGLIAKGAKRPKSTLRPALLAFQPLAIAWSGRGELRTLTRAESVGSAHTLAGVAMMCGYYANELVLKLLQRDDPHERLFDDYADALRGLAAGEASEAVLRRFELALLREIGYAVELQYDAERGTPLVAEERYAYWPERGPLAAADADNAPGTVQLRGKTLLDMARGDFSDPLTAAESKQLMRWLIGQHLDQRTLNTRQLLIELQQL
- a CDS encoding GTPase Era, with the translated sequence MSEPEKFRAGHAAIVGRPNVGKSTLLNRFIGQKISITSRKPQTTRHRVCGIVTTPRSQCAFVDTPGFQAGGANALRSMMNRSVTRALAEVDVVVFVVTVARFTPDDERVAELLPKAVPLLIAANKVDRLAERSQLLPYIDALQRRLAPRAIVPVSAQTGYQVDALLHEIETQLPLQPPLYPPEQLTDRDERFFAAEFIREKVFRHLGDELPYATAVSIERFEDSGKLRRIHATIHVDKPSHKAIVIGEGGERLKIIASSARKDMEALFGGKVFLQVWVKVRRGWADDAAQLRRFGYE
- a CDS encoding pyridoxine 5'-phosphate synthase, encoding MTRLSVNLNKVALLRNTRTLGIPSVTRCARICLEAGAHGITVHPRPDGRHIRAQDVFELVELLKGYAGIELNIEGNPFHQLLPLARQVRPEQCTLVPDEEGAFTSDHGWDVAKDGARLAPVIAELHALGIRVSLFMDPLAGAMAQAKALGADRIELYTESYARAFGGGEQGDELAHFAAAAQAAHGAGLGVNAGHDLNRDNLPAFLAAVPGVLEVSIGHALTADALELGLDATVKAYLQALETHAAARSRPGP
- a CDS encoding DUF3135 domain-containing protein; translated protein: MDFDFDKWTKLAQENPAEFERQREATLRATIAAAPSEHRQRLEGLQFRLDMERQRSDSPLGSCVRLNSLMWAGFYRLRKQLNTVTSGLSEEDPARTSAEVIPLQAMRERRRSGGQREEER
- a CDS encoding holo-ACP synthase → MIYGIGVDVLEPQRVERLLQLYGERFARRVLTEDEWPAYQRSPRPVLFVANRFAAKEAFSKAMGTGFRYPVTLGQINVLQNRRGKPELYYRPDLQRLVDAEQIAGSHVTISDERNVVCAVVVLERA
- a CDS encoding uracil-DNA glycosylase, whose amino-acid sequence is MSAARPSYRRFDPDCRDCPRLAAFLRTVRHEHPDYHAAPVAPFGDPHARLLIVGLAPGLHGANRTGRPFTGDYAGVLLYRTLHRFGFASTTCSTARNDGLELRGCRITNAVKCLPPQNKPETSEVRGCNRYLAAELSELAAGSAILALGTIAHRAVLLAFELRAAEYPFAHGAVHRLPNGRLLFDSYHCSRYNTQTNRLSAAMFEAVFAAIAVHLEAS